A region from the Sebastes umbrosus isolate fSebUmb1 chromosome 18, fSebUmb1.pri, whole genome shotgun sequence genome encodes:
- the rps29 gene encoding 40S ribosomal protein S29 yields MRAPSFFLSAALAERDKMGHQQIYWSHPRKFGQGSRSCRVCSNRHGLIRKYGLNMCRQCFRQYAKDIGFVKLD; encoded by the exons ATGCGCGCcccctctttcttcctttccGCCGCTCtagcagagagagacaagatggGTCACCAGCAGATCTACTGGAGTCACCCCAGGAAATTCGGTCAGGGATCGCGATCCTG CCGGGTATGCTCAAACAGACACGGTCTGATCCGTAAATACGGGCTCAACATGTGCCGCCAGTGCTTCAGGCAGTACGCTAAAGACATCGGTTTCGTCAAG